A stretch of the Streptomyces sp. NBC_01428 genome encodes the following:
- a CDS encoding carboxymuconolactone decarboxylase family protein has product MQARMKNPAMILPGAMEAIQGLYKATNKGGVPQQTLELVHLRASQINGCSACVDAGGRGGRKAGLTDERLWSVAAWREAPYYSDAERAALALAEEMTRLNDRGGDAVSDELWDEVADHYDEQQVAALILWIATTNFFNRLNATIKEPAGATWG; this is encoded by the coding sequence ATGCAGGCACGGATGAAGAACCCGGCGATGATCCTTCCCGGCGCCATGGAGGCGATCCAGGGGCTGTACAAGGCGACGAACAAGGGCGGTGTCCCCCAGCAGACCCTGGAACTCGTCCATCTGCGGGCCAGTCAGATCAACGGGTGCAGCGCCTGTGTCGACGCGGGCGGCAGGGGCGGCCGGAAGGCCGGGCTGACGGACGAGCGGCTGTGGTCGGTCGCGGCGTGGCGCGAGGCGCCGTACTACTCGGACGCCGAACGCGCCGCCCTGGCCCTGGCCGAGGAGATGACGCGGCTGAACGACCGCGGCGGGGACGCGGTCTCCGACGAGCTGTGGGACGAGGTGGCCGACCACTACGACGAGCAGCAGGTCGCCGCGCTGATCCTGTGGATCGCCACGACCAACTTCTTCAACCGTCTCAACGCGACCATCAAGGAGCCCGCGGGAGCGACCTGGGGCTGA
- a CDS encoding nitroreductase family deazaflavin-dependent oxidoreductase has protein sequence MPLEGEYEPSPTQWVRDQVELYEGSGGTKGTTLADTGLPVIILTTRGAKSGKIRKTPLMRVENDGRYAVVASLGGAPKHPVWYFNIKSDPQVELQDGAVRKEYTAREITGDEKAQWWERAVAAYPPYTDYQKKTDREIPVFVLEPTG, from the coding sequence ATGCCACTCGAGGGCGAGTACGAACCCAGCCCGACCCAGTGGGTGCGGGACCAGGTGGAGTTGTACGAGGGGTCCGGCGGGACCAAGGGGACGACGCTGGCGGACACCGGCCTGCCCGTCATCATCCTCACGACACGCGGAGCCAAGAGCGGGAAGATCCGCAAGACCCCGCTGATGCGCGTCGAGAACGACGGACGCTACGCGGTGGTCGCCTCGCTCGGCGGAGCCCCCAAGCACCCGGTCTGGTACTTCAACATCAAGTCCGACCCGCAGGTGGAGCTCCAGGACGGAGCCGTCCGCAAGGAGTACACGGCGCGGGAGATCACCGGCGACGAGAAGGCCCAGTGGTGGGAGCGCGCGGTCGCCGCGTACCCCCCGTACACCGACTACCAGAAGAAGACCGACCGGGAGATCCCCGTCTTCGTGCTGGAGCCGACCGGCTGA
- a CDS encoding cation diffusion facilitator family transporter — translation MFVALGANLVIAVAKAVGGLISGSPALLSEAAHSVADSLNEVFLLAALRRSKRPADRKHPFGYGKERFFWSLLAAVGIFVMGGCFSFFQGFEALRNGAEESFSGYMVGIAVLVVSLLAEGASLLRALLQVRRQGGAAGMKDPALRTVVAEDGTAVLGVTLAIIGMVLHMVTGQVVWEASASFAIGLLLVFVAFWLGRDARDQLIGRAVDEEESDRIRELLKAQPEIDSVETLLTMELGLDSTLVAARIDLVPGLDSEEVEDVAVRIKRSVAHTFPAADQIFLDVTDAKTARAAARRGETGVSDWGHVDDTAAESPAATGERGGA, via the coding sequence GTGTTCGTGGCGCTGGGCGCCAACCTGGTGATCGCCGTGGCCAAGGCCGTCGGCGGCCTGATCTCGGGCTCGCCCGCGCTGCTGTCCGAGGCCGCGCACTCCGTGGCGGACAGCCTCAACGAGGTCTTCCTCCTCGCCGCGCTCCGCCGCAGCAAGCGCCCCGCCGACCGCAAGCACCCCTTCGGCTACGGCAAGGAACGGTTCTTCTGGTCCCTTCTCGCCGCCGTCGGCATCTTCGTCATGGGCGGCTGCTTCTCCTTCTTCCAGGGCTTCGAAGCCCTGCGCAACGGCGCCGAGGAGTCCTTCAGCGGCTACATGGTCGGCATCGCGGTCCTCGTCGTGTCGCTGCTCGCCGAGGGCGCCTCCCTGCTGCGGGCCCTCCTCCAGGTGCGCCGCCAGGGCGGCGCGGCGGGGATGAAGGACCCGGCCCTGCGCACCGTCGTCGCCGAGGACGGCACCGCGGTGCTCGGCGTCACCCTCGCGATCATCGGCATGGTGCTGCACATGGTCACCGGCCAGGTCGTCTGGGAGGCGTCGGCCTCCTTCGCCATCGGTCTGCTGCTCGTGTTCGTCGCCTTTTGGCTCGGCCGGGACGCCCGTGACCAGCTGATCGGGCGGGCCGTCGACGAGGAGGAGAGCGACCGGATCCGTGAGCTGCTGAAGGCGCAGCCCGAGATCGACAGTGTCGAGACGCTGCTGACCATGGAGCTGGGCCTCGACTCGACGCTGGTGGCCGCACGCATCGACCTCGTGCCGGGACTCGACAGCGAGGAGGTCGAGGACGTCGCCGTCCGCATCAAGCGTTCCGTCGCCCACACCTTTCCGGCGGCCGACCAGATCTTCCTCGACGTGACCGACGCGAAGACCGCGCGGGCTGCCGCACGGCGCGGCGAGACCGGGGTGAGCGACTGGGGGCACGTCGACGACACGGCAGCGGAAAGCCCCGCCGCGACGGGGGAGCGCGGCGGGGCCTGA
- a CDS encoding DUF4235 domain-containing protein, whose translation MSKKQKKQKLSLAYKPVGFALSWAGGSLAGLAFQKTWMAIRHEENAPDALDRDRGWGEVLLAAAIQGAIFAVVRSAVDRSGAKAIERSTGVWPAAAKSGGRD comes from the coding sequence GTGTCCAAGAAGCAGAAGAAGCAGAAGCTGTCCCTGGCCTACAAGCCCGTCGGCTTCGCGCTGAGCTGGGCCGGAGGCTCCCTGGCCGGGCTCGCCTTCCAGAAGACCTGGATGGCCATCCGGCACGAGGAGAACGCGCCCGACGCCCTCGACCGCGACCGCGGCTGGGGCGAGGTACTCCTCGCGGCCGCCATCCAGGGTGCGATCTTCGCCGTCGTACGCAGCGCGGTGGACCGGTCGGGCGCGAAGGCCATCGAGCGTTCGACGGGCGTGTGGCCCGCCGCCGCCAAGAGCGGCGGCCGCGACTGA
- a CDS encoding VOC family protein, with protein MALVTAAVVVLDCAEPEKLAAFYKEMLGAEETDASGNRVEIKGADGMRMAFRRDVTATPPSWPRPENSFQAHIDFHVEDLDAAERQVIGLGGRPLETKDMAGPYEERGYADPSGHSFTLRCVRSTAPKQG; from the coding sequence ATGGCACTCGTCACGGCAGCGGTCGTGGTGCTGGACTGCGCCGAGCCCGAGAAGCTCGCCGCGTTCTACAAGGAGATGCTGGGCGCGGAGGAGACGGACGCGAGCGGCAACCGCGTCGAGATCAAGGGCGCCGACGGCATGCGGATGGCCTTCCGCCGGGACGTGACCGCCACCCCGCCGAGCTGGCCGCGCCCCGAGAACTCGTTCCAGGCCCACATCGACTTCCACGTCGAGGATCTCGACGCGGCGGAGCGCCAGGTGATCGGCCTCGGCGGGCGCCCCCTGGAGACCAAGGACATGGCGGGACCGTACGAGGAACGCGGCTACGCGGACCCGTCCGGGCACTCCTTCACGCTGCGATGCGTCCGTTCCACCGCACCCAAGCAGGGCTGA